A window of Arcobacter arenosus genomic DNA:
GTTTAGTTTCAAGGGATTCAGTTGATAAAATTGATGGTCTTGCAAGAGATGAAGCATTAACTTTTTTAAACCAATTATTTTCAACTACACAGAAACAAGGTACAATTTCACTTGGTGAGAAAGTTGTAGTTTATAAAATTAACAGTTCTAAACTAGCTTCTTATGATGCTTCAAAGGATGAAGCTGTTAAAACTACAATGAATAATCTTTATAACCAAGAATTAATGAATAGTTTAGTTAAAAATTTAGAAAATAGATATGAAGTACAATCTTCTGTAACATTCGAGGAGTAATTTTGAATAAAACTCTCTTAGCAATAGATATAGGGTCTTCTTATATAACTGCTGTTATTGCAAAGAATAATTTAGATTATAAAATAAATATTTTAGGAACAGGGTCTTCTAAGAGTGATGGAATTAATAAAGGGGTGATCTCAAATATTGAGGATGCCTCTAACTCTATAAGAGAAGCTGTTTCAATAGCACAAAAAAATACTACAGAACCAATTGAATCTACTGTTGTCTCAATAACAGGTGCATACACAAAATGCATTAGAAGTTCAGGAAGTGTAAATATCCCAAATGGACTTATTACCGAAAATGAGATAAATCAAGTTTTACAAATGGCATTATACAATGCAACAATAATCCCAGAATATGATGTTGTTCATGTTATACCAATCTTCTTTAAAATAGATGATTCAGCTGATGTTGAAAACCCTTTAAATATGAATGGTTCAAGACTTGAAGTTTCAGTATTTGTTGTAACTGCTAAAAAAACAGCTTTAACAAATATCAAATCGGCTATGAAAATGGCAAATCTTTCAGTTACTAACTTTGTTTTAGATCCATATGCTTCTGCTATTGCTGTTCTTGATGAACAGCAAAGAAACTTTGGGGCTACGGTTATTAATATTGGAGCAACAACAACTCAATATGTTTGTTATAAAGGCTCTTCTTTAATTTATAATGGATTTTTACCAGTTGGATCAAATCATATTACAAATGACCTTTCTGTTATGCTACATACCCCACCAGTTGCTGCAGAAAAAATAAAAACTGAATATGGAAATCTATTAAGAAGTCTTGAAGAGATTCAAAATAAAAAGATTAGAACACCAAGAATTGGTGATGAAAAAATCTCTTCTGAAGTTTCTTTAGAGCATGTTCAAACAATTATTCATGCAAGGGTTGAAGAGATTTTAACATTAATAAAAAGTGATCTTAAAAAAAGTGGTATTTATGAAACTTTAGGAACAGGGCTTGTTCTTACTGGTGGAATGAGTAAGCTTGAAGGTATTCAAGAATTAGCAACATTAATTTTTGATAATTTACCGGTAAAAGTTTCTAATCCAGTAAATATTAAAAATGGATATATGAGTTTTGAAGATCAAAAAATGTCAACAATTGTTGGATTACTTTTATATTCTCTTGACCCAAATAGAAATTTTGAATTAGATTCAAATAAAGCATTAATTAAAAAAAGAAAAATTGATGATTTATCAACAGTAAAAATAGAAAGTCAAGATTTAAGTGGTTTAGATTTAAGTACGCCTAAGCCTCAAGTTGCAAAAAAGAATATTAAAAAAGAGGACCCAAAATTAGATGATTCTGGAAAACTACCTACTCTTAACAAAAAAGATAAAAGTAAGGGTGTTAACAAAATTTGGAATGCTATTACGGAGTGGTTCTAATGGATAATAAAAATTTATTTGGAGTGGATGATATCAAAGTGGAAATGCCTAACAAAACCTTATCTGAAAATATAGCAAAAATCTCTGTAATTGGAGTTGGTGGAGGTGGTTGTAATATGATCAACCACATGATTAACGAAGGAACGCATAAAATTGATTTAATTGCAGCAAATACTGACTTGCAAGTTCTTAGAATATCAAAAGCTCCTAAAAAAATTCAATTGGGATTGAAGCTTACTAAAGGTCTTGGTGCTGGAATGAAACCAGAAGTTGGGCGAGATTCAGCAGTTGAAAGTTATGAAGATATCAAAGAATCTTTAAGTGGTGCTGATATTGTATTTATTGCTGCTGGTCTTGGTGGTGGAACTGGTACAGGTGCAGCTGCTATTATTGCTAAAGCGGCAAAAGATATTGGGGCATTAACAGTTTCTGTTGTAACTAAACCATTTACTTGGGAAGGTAAAAAAAGAGCAGGACTTGCAAATCTTGGATTAGAAGAGATTAAAAAAGTATCTGATTCTATTATAGTTGTTCCTAATGATAGACTTTTAGAGATTATTGATGAAAATGTTGGTATGAAAGATGCCTTTAAAATTATTGATAATATTCTTTACCAAGCAGTAAATGGTATGACTGAGGTTATTTTAAATCCAGGAAATTCTGATATTAATACTGACTTTGCCGATGTTCAAACAATTATGCAACATAAAGGTATGGCTTTAATGGGTATAGGAAAAGCCAAAGGTGATCAAGCTGCACAAAGAGCTTTAGAAGATGCAATTGATTCACCACTTTTAGATAAAGTTTCACTTGGTGGTGCAAAGGGTATTTTAATTCACTTTAATACACATCCACAAGTATCTTTATTTGCAATTAATGATGTAATGTCAAGAATTCATGAAACAATTGATTCAAATGCTGAGATTATTTTTGGTACGACTTCTGATAATACTTTAGAACCAGATGAAGTTAAAATCACTATTGTTGCAACTGGATTTGAATCTAAAAATGATGAACCTTATGAAACAAATGTAAATGATGGGGAAAATTCTACAAAACAGACAAATACTAATGATGAGAACTATTTAGATATTCCACCATTAATGAGAGATTACAAAGTACAATTTCAAATCAATAAAGAGTAAATTTAATTTACTCTTTATTCTTCAAAAATCACAATATCATAAGAACTTTTTTTAATAACCAAAGCTTTCGAATTTGGTACAAGACCGAATTTATTTACATCTTTTAATTTAGTTTTATAACTTTCAACTTCTACTTCTAAAGATTCTATTTTTTGATTTAGTTGAAGTATTAAATCAACTCCTGCAAGATTAATTCCCAATTCCCTTGTTAATGTTAATACATATTTAATATGGTCAATATCTTTTTGAGAATATAGTCTAATCTTTCCATTTGTACGAGAGGGTTTAATTAAACCCTCTCTTTCGTATTGTCTTAAAGTTTGTGGATGAATACTTAAAATTTCAGCCACAGCAGAGATTAAATATACAGGTTCATTATAAGCTTTGTTATCCATGATATCTATTCCTTATACTGTTTCTGGTAATTTCTCTTCTAGTGATTTTACCAAATCTTCATCTAAGTCTTCAAGTTTAGGTAAAACAATGTTTGCTTTTAAATATAAGTCACCTTTTGAACCAGCAGCTCTATCTAATACCCCAAGTTCTTTTACTCTAAATTTTTGGTTTTGCTTAGTATTTTGTGGAACTTTTAGTGTAATATCTTTATGGATAGTTTTAATTTGTACTTTTCCACCAAATAAAGCTGTTTTAAGTGGTAAATCAAAAGATTTTGTCAATGTACTACCATCTCTTTCATAATCAGGGCTTGAAGCAACATTAATCTTTATAATTAAATCACCCCTTTGTCCATTATAAGATTTTCCTTTACCCTTTGCTCTTATTTTTTGTCCATTTTTAATACCCTCAGGTATTTTTATATCAAAGGAGTCATTATTTAATGAAATATGTTGTTTCCCACCTAATACTGATACATCAAAGGGGATTGTAATTTGTGCTTGTGTATCTAAATCTGGTTCATTAAAACCTTGATTCCCAAATCCTCCAAATCCACTAAAACCACTTTGTGAAAAACCAGAAGAACCAAATCCAGCTCCCCCTCCAAACATTTGTCTTAAAATCTCATCTAAATCAACATTTTGTCCTTGACCTCTTGCAAAATCATGGAAGTTTTGACCACCAAACATTGAATCACCAAACTGGTCATATTGTTGTTTTTTTTCTGGGTCACTTAAAACCTCATATGCAGCATTTATCTCTTTAAATTTTTCCTCTGCATCTTTATCTTTATTTACATCTGGATGGTATTTTCTTGCTAATTTTCTATATGCTTTTTTTATTTCATCAGCAGATGCTGTATCATTTATTTCTAATGTTTCGTATAAACTTTTTGCCATTTCCTCGTCCTTAAAATAGTCCTTTACTAAAGGATTAAATTATATTTATCTACTTTCTTTTTATCATTGGAGTTAACCAAATTAAAAAGATTATATTTTTAAAATTGTTTTAATTATAATAAATATTATACCATAAACTTGAGTCATTGTCAATCAAGTTGTAAATATTAATTAGCATAGTTGAGTGGTAATAGCTAAACTAAAATTGATACTTTAACACTTTTTAAACCCTTTTTTGCAATCATATAGTTATGTTTACAAAAGATGAATGGACTCAAGAAGAGTTACTTAAAAATACTATTGAATTAGAAAAAGATGGTTATAAAATAGTACTGGTTGATACTATATTAAAGCCATTACCGAATATTGAAACAATCACATATAATCCTTATGAAATGGCTTTAATGGATGAAAAAACTATTTTTGTTTTTTATTGTGATACTGGAAAAACTACAAAAGAAAGATTGAACTTTTACAGAAAAAAACTTCCAAATCATAAATGTTTTAGTTTAAGGGGTGGAAGAGGCTATTGGCGACCAAATTTTCAAATTTTAGAAGAGATACATAAAAATGTCTAAAGAGTATGATTTTATTATTATAGGAGCTGGTATTGCAGGATGTAGTGTTGCTCATTTTTTATCCAAATATTCAGATTCTATTTTACTAATAGATAAAAACCCAGAAGTTGGTTTTGGTGCAAGTGGTGCAGCAGGAGCTTTTTTATCTCCACTACTTGGAAAACCTAATAAGTTTAAAGATTTAGTGACTAATGCTCTGAAATTTTCTGTTTCTTTTTATAAAGAAAACTTTCCTAATGAGATTAATAATTGCGGAGTTGTTAGAATCCCTAAAAATGAAGAAGATAGAGAAAAATTTGAAAGTTATATCCCTTATATGGATTTCCCTTTTAAAGAAGAGGGAGATGGATATTTTTTTGAAATAGGTTCCCATGTAAATTCGCAAAAAATCTGCGAACAACTAGCAAAAGATGTTGAAAAACTTTTGGACTTTGAAGTTTATAGACTAAAAAAAGATGAAGATTTTTGGCTTCTTAATGGAAATATAAAAGGGAAAAATATCATTTTAACTATAGGTGCTGATATTGAATTAATTGAAGAAGAATATTTTAATATAAGAGCAGTTTGGGGACAAAAAATTGATGTATTTACCTCTACAAAAGTTTTAAAAAACTATCACAAGGCTTGTTCTATATCTTTTTCTAAATATGATGAAGAAAAAAAGAAAAATATTGTTTCAATTGGAGCAACACACCATAGACTTGAGTGTAGTGTAAAAGATTGTAATCTTTGTATAAAAGGTGTTAATATCAATAAGTTAACATCACACAACTATAGTCTTGAAAGATGTGAAAATGATACAAAAGAGTTATTAGATAAAGCAAATGATATATTAAAACTTGAAGATGTAGAAGTTCGAAGTTTAAAAGTTGGTGCTAGGGCATCTAGTGTAGATTATTTTCCAATGGTTGGTAAAATAATTGATTCAGAAAAAACTATAGAAAAATATCCCCACTTAAAAAATGGTTCTCATATTAAAAACAATATGCTAATAACAAAAGATAATTTATATGTAATAAATGGCGTTGGGGGCAGGGGATTTGTCTTATCTCCATACTTAGCAAATCTTTTAGTAGAGAATATTTTAAACCAAAAAGATATTCAAGAAGAGATTTTAACTCATAGATTGTTTAAACGTTGGGTTAAAAGAAATCATTAATAAATAATTAATATATTGTTGATACAATCTTAATTCAAATTAAAAAAGAAGGACAAAGATGGGAAATCTATTAAAAGTTGTTTTTTTAGGTGTAGCAGGTTTTGCTTTATTAGTTTTTTTAACAGCAGAAAAACCAAAACAAATCTTAGCAAATGATAATGTTGTTAAAATTGCAAAATATGATTCTATTCCGAGTGAATATGAGCTTGTAGGAAAAGATGGTAAAATTAAAAGAGAAACACTTTTCAAAAAAGGACAAGAGACTTTGATTGTTGTTGGGAATCATGATTCTTTAGCTGTAGTTAAAGAGTTGCCAACTATGTTTAATATTGATTTACCATATGTAATGGTTGCAAATATCTCGAGTGCTCCTTGGTTTGTTAAAAAAATGTTTATTCCAGGAAAACTTGAAGATCTAAATGAAGGAACAAATATTCCTATGATTTATGATTTTGATGGAGATATGGTAAATGCACTTTATGTAACTGATAATGCTAAAACAAAATATGCCGCGTTTCTTTTAAGTAAAGAAGGAACTATTACAAAAATTTATGAAGGAAGTGTTAAAGAAGGGGCTTTAGATGGTTCTATGACAAAAGAAGAGATGAAATCAGCTCTTAAACCACTTTCTGAATTAATCAAAAAGTAAAGAGAATCTTCTCTTTACTTAAAAACCCTAACTAACTAATACTCTAAATCCCCTTTAAATATAAATTTATATACTTTTCTTGATATATATTATCATTTATAAAAGGATTAATAATGAGTAATAATCATTTAATTGAAAAAAATGAACTTTCTGATTTGCTCTTAACAAATATAGAAGATGAAAAAACTTTTAAACAATTAATTTTTAATGGTGCAGATATAAATTACCAAAATAGTTATGGATGGTCTGCTTTTTTTGAATCAATTGTTAAGAAAAATAACAAGAGATTTGAAGATATTATTAGTTTAGGTGTAGATATAAACCAAAGAGACAATGGTGGAAGAAATGGACTCTTTTGGGCAATCCAAACTAATAATAAAGTGGCTTTTGAAGTTTTATTAAAAAAAGAAATTAGCTTAATTGTACATTTAAATAAAAAACTCCATGCACTATTTTATTTAGTTTATAAAGGTAATTTGACACTGATAAAAAAGTTATTAGCTTTTGGTGTTGATATTAATTTAAAAGATCAAGTAGGAGCAAATGCAATTTTTTATGCAATTTTTTACAAGCAAATAAAATTAATAAATTATTTAATTGAAAACAATGCGAATATAAACCAAAAAGATAATTTTGGTAATAGTGCCTTGAGTTTTGCTAAAGAAAATAAGTTAGAAAGCCTATTAATTAGGTAGATAATTGTAAATAGGACAAAACTTGTCTTAATTAAAAAATTTACTATAAATTTATTAATTTTAATTTAAGTTATAGTAGTAAAATAACAGTAATAATATTTTATAAAAGGATTTTAAATGAAACACGAATTAATGAAACTACCATACGAATTAGACGCTTTAGAACCACAAATGTCAAAAGAGACTTTAGAATTTCACTACGGTAAACATCACCAAACATATGTAACAAAATTAAATGGTTTAATTGAAGGTACTGAGTTTGCTGACAAGTCATTAGAAGAGATTATTAAAAGTAGTGAAGGTGGGGTTTTTAATAATGCTGCTCAAGTATTTAACCATGACTTTTTCTGGAATGGTTTAACTCCTGGTGGTTCTTCAATTAGTGATGAAGTTGCAAGTGCTTTAACAGAAGCTTTTGGTTCAGTTGATAAATTTAAAGAAGATTTTACAAATGCTGCTGTTAATAACTTTGGTTCAGGATGGACTTGGTTAGTTAAAGATTCAAGTGGAGCTTTAAAAATTGTTTCAACATCAAATGCAGGAACTCCAATTACTGATGGTTTAACTCCAGTTTTAACTGTTGATGTTTG
This region includes:
- a CDS encoding heat shock protein transcriptional repressor HspR, which gives rise to MDNKAYNEPVYLISAVAEILSIHPQTLRQYEREGLIKPSRTNGKIRLYSQKDIDHIKYVLTLTRELGINLAGVDLILQLNQKIESLEVEVESYKTKLKDVNKFGLVPNSKALVIKKSSYDIVIFEE
- a CDS encoding ankyrin repeat domain-containing protein, with amino-acid sequence MSNNHLIEKNELSDLLLTNIEDEKTFKQLIFNGADINYQNSYGWSAFFESIVKKNNKRFEDIISLGVDINQRDNGGRNGLFWAIQTNNKVAFEVLLKKEISLIVHLNKKLHALFYLVYKGNLTLIKKLLAFGVDINLKDQVGANAIFYAIFYKQIKLINYLIENNANINQKDNFGNSALSFAKENKLESLLIR
- the ftsZ gene encoding cell division protein FtsZ; translation: MDNKNLFGVDDIKVEMPNKTLSENIAKISVIGVGGGGCNMINHMINEGTHKIDLIAANTDLQVLRISKAPKKIQLGLKLTKGLGAGMKPEVGRDSAVESYEDIKESLSGADIVFIAAGLGGGTGTGAAAIIAKAAKDIGALTVSVVTKPFTWEGKKRAGLANLGLEEIKKVSDSIIVVPNDRLLEIIDENVGMKDAFKIIDNILYQAVNGMTEVILNPGNSDINTDFADVQTIMQHKGMALMGIGKAKGDQAAQRALEDAIDSPLLDKVSLGGAKGILIHFNTHPQVSLFAINDVMSRIHETIDSNAEIIFGTTSDNTLEPDEVKITIVATGFESKNDEPYETNVNDGENSTKQTNTNDENYLDIPPLMRDYKVQFQINKE
- a CDS encoding DnaJ C-terminal domain-containing protein, whose translation is MAKSLYETLEINDTASADEIKKAYRKLARKYHPDVNKDKDAEEKFKEINAAYEVLSDPEKKQQYDQFGDSMFGGQNFHDFARGQGQNVDLDEILRQMFGGGAGFGSSGFSQSGFSGFGGFGNQGFNEPDLDTQAQITIPFDVSVLGGKQHISLNNDSFDIKIPEGIKNGQKIRAKGKGKSYNGQRGDLIIKINVASSPDYERDGSTLTKSFDLPLKTALFGGKVQIKTIHKDITLKVPQNTKQNQKFRVKELGVLDRAAGSKGDLYLKANIVLPKLEDLDEDLVKSLEEKLPETV
- the ftsA gene encoding cell division protein FtsA, with amino-acid sequence MNKTLLAIDIGSSYITAVIAKNNLDYKINILGTGSSKSDGINKGVISNIEDASNSIREAVSIAQKNTTEPIESTVVSITGAYTKCIRSSGSVNIPNGLITENEINQVLQMALYNATIIPEYDVVHVIPIFFKIDDSADVENPLNMNGSRLEVSVFVVTAKKTALTNIKSAMKMANLSVTNFVLDPYASAIAVLDEQQRNFGATVINIGATTTQYVCYKGSSLIYNGFLPVGSNHITNDLSVMLHTPPVAAEKIKTEYGNLLRSLEEIQNKKIRTPRIGDEKISSEVSLEHVQTIIHARVEEILTLIKSDLKKSGIYETLGTGLVLTGGMSKLEGIQELATLIFDNLPVKVSNPVNIKNGYMSFEDQKMSTIVGLLLYSLDPNRNFELDSNKALIKKRKIDDLSTVKIESQDLSGLDLSTPKPQVAKKNIKKEDPKLDDSGKLPTLNKKDKSKGVNKIWNAITEWF
- a CDS encoding FAD-dependent oxidoreductase; its protein translation is MSKEYDFIIIGAGIAGCSVAHFLSKYSDSILLIDKNPEVGFGASGAAGAFLSPLLGKPNKFKDLVTNALKFSVSFYKENFPNEINNCGVVRIPKNEEDREKFESYIPYMDFPFKEEGDGYFFEIGSHVNSQKICEQLAKDVEKLLDFEVYRLKKDEDFWLLNGNIKGKNIILTIGADIELIEEEYFNIRAVWGQKIDVFTSTKVLKNYHKACSISFSKYDEEKKKNIVSIGATHHRLECSVKDCNLCIKGVNINKLTSHNYSLERCENDTKELLDKANDILKLEDVEVRSLKVGARASSVDYFPMVGKIIDSEKTIEKYPHLKNGSHIKNNMLITKDNLYVINGVGGRGFVLSPYLANLLVENILNQKDIQEEILTHRLFKRWVKRNH
- a CDS encoding superoxide dismutase; the protein is MKHELMKLPYELDALEPQMSKETLEFHYGKHHQTYVTKLNGLIEGTEFADKSLEEIIKSSEGGVFNNAAQVFNHDFFWNGLTPGGSSISDEVASALTEAFGSVDKFKEDFTNAAVNNFGSGWTWLVKDSSGALKIVSTSNAGTPITDGLTPVLTVDVWEHAYYIDTRNARPVYLENFWALVNWDFVAENLK